One window of the Cardiocondyla obscurior isolate alpha-2009 linkage group LG05, Cobs3.1, whole genome shotgun sequence genome contains the following:
- the LOC139102485 gene encoding caveolin-3 isoform X1, whose translation MLARCRNFRCGMPKCPSIRIPGMEKPESSAGGESAGELEDRDPNSLNQHLQVMWDDVIGEPEGIRSPECAWRLSGHCFRLSRSCCYVLLSVLIAPILALCLGFTFACLAFQHIWCVAPCLRVWKITCAAMRNFLAVLTHAIIRPIMEGLGYLCYNIRIFNQKLPDGPLQKEDLLIV comes from the exons ATGCTGGCGAGGTGCAGGAACTTCCGCTGCGGCATGCCCAAATGCCCGTCTATCCGTATTCCAGGGATGGAAAAGCCGGAGTCCTCCGCGGGAGGCGAAAGCGCCGGAGAGCTGGAGGACCGGGACCCCAACAGCCTGAACCAGCATCTTCAG GTGATGTGGGACGATGTGATCGGCGAACCGGAGGGCATCCGGAGTCCCGAGTGCGCTTGGCGGCTCAGCGGCCACTGCTTCCGGCTCTCCAGAAGCTGTTGCTACGTGCTCCTCTCCGTTCTCATCGCGCCTATACTCGCCCTGTGTTTGGGCTTTACCTTCGCCTGTCTCGCGTTTCAG CATATATGGTGCGTCGCGCCATGTCTGCGCGTGTGGAAGATTACGTGCGCGGCAATGCGAAATTTCTTGGCGGTATTGACGCACGCGATCATACGGCCGATCATGGAGGGGCTGGGTTACCTCTGCTACAATATCCGCATATTTAATCAGAAGTTACCAGACGGCCCACTCCAGAAGGAGGACCTGCTAATCGTGTAA
- the LOC139102485 gene encoding caveolin-3 isoform X2 — MEKPESSAGGESAGELEDRDPNSLNQHLQVMWDDVIGEPEGIRSPECAWRLSGHCFRLSRSCCYVLLSVLIAPILALCLGFTFACLAFQHIWCVAPCLRVWKITCAAMRNFLAVLTHAIIRPIMEGLGYLCYNIRIFNQKLPDGPLQKEDLLIV; from the exons ATGGAAAAGCCGGAGTCCTCCGCGGGAGGCGAAAGCGCCGGAGAGCTGGAGGACCGGGACCCCAACAGCCTGAACCAGCATCTTCAG GTGATGTGGGACGATGTGATCGGCGAACCGGAGGGCATCCGGAGTCCCGAGTGCGCTTGGCGGCTCAGCGGCCACTGCTTCCGGCTCTCCAGAAGCTGTTGCTACGTGCTCCTCTCCGTTCTCATCGCGCCTATACTCGCCCTGTGTTTGGGCTTTACCTTCGCCTGTCTCGCGTTTCAG CATATATGGTGCGTCGCGCCATGTCTGCGCGTGTGGAAGATTACGTGCGCGGCAATGCGAAATTTCTTGGCGGTATTGACGCACGCGATCATACGGCCGATCATGGAGGGGCTGGGTTACCTCTGCTACAATATCCGCATATTTAATCAGAAGTTACCAGACGGCCCACTCCAGAAGGAGGACCTGCTAATCGTGTAA
- the LOC139102479 gene encoding glutaryl-CoA dehydrogenase, mitochondrial — protein sequence MASHMKKLLLRTGRLCRVNFTRHISASATLREKPIFEWEDPFDLKSQLTKDEVLMTDQFHSYCHDALLPRVIEANRKEQFDKEIIHQMGQLGVLGCTVKGYGAGVSSVTYGLLAREIESIDSGYRSTLSVQSSLAIGAIDKFGSEYQKERFLPELISGKKIGCFGLTEPNHGSDPGSMETRAIYDSERKVYKLKGSKTWITNAPIADVLIIWARCDDDQIRGFIVERDAAGTHLSTPKIEGKFSLRASITGMIYMDDVIVPEENLLNVKGLKGPFSCLNDARYGIAWGALGAAETCLKIARSYTLDRKQFNRPLAANQLVQKKLADMMCDIAIGFQACLRVGRLKDENRAAPEMISIIKRNSAAKALEIARTARDMLGGNGISDEYHVIRHVMNLETVNTYEGTSDIHALILGRAITGIPAFSG from the exons ATGGCGAGTCACATGAAGAAATTGTTGTTGAGAACCGGGCGTTTGTGTCGCGTTAATTTCACAAGAC ATATCTCCGCCTCCGCCACGCTCCGGGAGAAAC CTATTTTTGAATGGGAGGATCCTTTTGATCTGAAGTCGCAGCTGACGAAAGATGAAGTTCTCATGACTGATCAGTTTCATTCTTATTGCCACGATGCGCTCCTACCGCGCGTGATCGAGGCAAATCGTAAAGAGCAGTTTGATAAAGAGATCATACATCAGATGGGTCAGCTCGGGGTGCTGGGCTGCACAGTCAAGGGCTACGGTGCAGGGGTATCCTCAGTGACCTACGGGCTCCTCGCCAGGGAGATCGAGAGCATCGACAGCGGATATCGATCTACGTTATCAGTGCAATCCTCCCTCGCGATCGGCGCGATTGACAAGTTCGGCAGCGAATATCAGAAGGAGCGATTTCTGCCCGAATTGA tTTCCGGAAAAAAGATTGGTTGCTTTGGTTTGACGGAACCGAATCATGGTAGCGATCCAGGATCAATGGAGACTAGGGCTATTTACGATTCCGAGAGAAAGGTCTACAAATTAAAAGGCAGTAAAACATG GATCACAAACGCGCCGATCGCCGACGTGTTGATAATATGGGCGAGATGTGACGACGATCAGATACGCGGTTTCATCGTCGAGAGGGATGCTGCTGGCACTCATTTGTCCACTCCAAAGATCGAGGGCAAGTTTTCTTTAAGGGCTTCCATTACCGGCATGATTTATATGGACGATGTAATCGTGCCGgaggaaaatttattaaacgttaaagGACTTAAA GGACCGTTTAGCTGCTTGAACGATGCGCGGTATGGTATCGCTTGGGGCGCCCTGGGTGCCGCCGAGACTTGCTTGAAAATCGCCCGATCTTACACCCTGGACAGGAAACAATTCAACAGACCGCTGGCTGCGAATCAGCTCGTGCAGAAGAAGCTGGCGGACATGATGTGTGACATCGCAATTGGCTTTCAAGCTTGCCTTCGAGTTGGTAGATTAAAAGACGAGAATAG AGCCGCGCCGGAAATGATTTCCATCATAAAGAGAAACTCGGCTGCCAAAGCGTTGGAGATCGCACGAACCGCGCGAGATATGCTCGGCGGAAATGGGATCTCGGACGAGTACCACGTAATCAGGCATGTGATGAATCTGGAAACGGTAAACACCTACGAAG GCACGAGCGACATTCACGCGTTGATTCTCGGGAGGGCGATCACCGGTATCCCTGCGTTCTCGGGGTGA